The following proteins are co-located in the Vigna angularis cultivar LongXiaoDou No.4 chromosome 2, ASM1680809v1, whole genome shotgun sequence genome:
- the LOC108328375 gene encoding uncharacterized protein LOC108328375, translated as MGNATSSSCISNGVSIGNILKRKKPTKTAVLLESGGNTREIKLPVKSGELMIEEFGHVVTPLDELRRTGRVSALLPEEELVAGKVYLLLPVSRVHSKASKFEMAIAEAQSSHKKRTRGTNMAKVSPSLISRSTERDAENEVTVSPACPRLGNQVRWNPVLDTIFE; from the coding sequence ATGGGGAACgctacttcttcttcttgtatcTCTAACGGTGTAAGTATTGGGAacattttgaagagaaaaaaaccTACGAAAACTGCAGTTCTGTTAGAGAGTGGTGGAAACACTCGGGAGATCAAGCTACCAGTGAAATCGGGGGAGCTAATGATAGAAGAATTCGGCCACGTCGTCACTCCGTTGGACGAACTCCGTAGAACGGGACGGGTTTCTGCTTTGTTGCCCGAAGAGGAGCTCGTAGCGGGGAAGGTTTACCTGCTGTTGCCGGTTAGTAGGGTCCATTCCAAGGCTTCAAAGTTTGAGATGGCCATTGCAGAGGCACAGAGTAGCCACAAAAAGAGGACAAGGGGAACCAACATGGCTAAGGTTTCACCCTCACTCATTTCGAGGTCAACTGAAAGGGATGCGGAAAACGAGGTTACCGTTTCACCTGCGTGTCCGAGGTTGGGGAATCAAGTACGATGGAATCCTGTTTTGGATACTATCTTCGAATAA
- the LOC108328709 gene encoding uncharacterized protein LOC108328709: protein MRLINKGGGQKSKNVLVKLSHKPKDSAKPNYQVHHYIFHKMERFNKHSNVILNISQFTFPLLRTLHPITYSLMGNQIATAKIVYWDGSVQEFHQPLTVAELMMDHPQQVVLDFHSAVNQKRPTPLPADQKLEMKKTYVMVPVKQGKPVGLSSEDSRRIIFIVNSALHPKYFVSSSGFLPWLAGLFNSERGVAVLQEKEETENAQEKYGFCEFLPEMLEGRPEYLSRQLSGKGWKPSLDTIKEKKVNRKLSRWLLFLKTFTAAKI from the coding sequence atgaGATTAATTAATAAAGGTGGGGGACAGAAGTCAAAAAATGTACTTGTAAAACTCTCTCACAAGCCCAAGGACTCAGCAAAACCTAACTACCAAGTCCACCATTATATCTTTCACAAGATGGAGCGGTTTAACAAACACTCTAACGTAATCCTCAATATAAGTCAATTCACATTCCCTCTTCTCCGAACTTTACATCCAATTACGTATTCTCTCATGGGAAACCAAATAGCCACCGCCAAAATCGTCTACTGGGATGGTTCCGTTCAAGAGTTTCACCAACCGTTAACCGTGGCAGAGCTAATGATGGACCACCCACAACAGGTTGTGCTTGATTTTCACTCCGCCGTCAACCAGAAAAGGCCAACGCCGCTGCCGGCAGACCAGAAGCTGGAGATGAAGAAAACCTACGTGATGGTTCCGGTGAAGCAAGGGAAGCCTGTGGGGTTGAGCAGCGAGGATAGTCGCCGCATTATCTTCATCGTTAACTCTGCTCTGCATCCCaagtattttgtttcttcttcgGGGTTTCTTCCTTGGCTTGCAGGGTTGTTCAACTCCGAGAGAGGGGTTGCAGTGTTGCAGGAAAAAGAAGAGACGGAGAACGCCCAGGAGAAGTACGGGTTTTGTGAGTTTTTGCCAGAAATGTTAGAAGGGAGACCAGAGTATTTGAGTAGGCAGTTGTCGGGAAAAGGTTGGAAGCCTAGTTTGGACACCATTAAAGAGAAGAAGGTTAACAGAAAACTATCTCGATGGTTATTGTTCCTTAAAACCTTCACTGCTGCAAAGATTTAG
- the LOC108326954 gene encoding probable beta-D-xylosidase 2, with amino-acid sequence MSSTFSSLVAVFLLLFLFHYTCQAREAFACDPKNAATKNFPFCMVSVAIPERVKDLIGRLTLEEKVRLLVNNAAAVPRLGMKGYEWWSEALHGVSNVGPGVKFNAEFPGATSFPQVITTAASFNASLWESIGRVVSDEARAMYNGGTAGLTYWSPNVNIFRDPRWGRGQETPGEDPVLAGIYAASYVRGLQGTHPNRLKVAACCKHFTAYDLDNWNGMDRFHFNAQVSKQDIEDTFDVPFRMCVSEGKVASVMCSYNQVNGVPTCADPNLLKKTVRGLWELDGYIVSDCDSVGVFYSNQHYAPTPEEAAADAIKAGLDLDCGPFLAVHTQDAVKKGLLSEADVDGALVNTLTVQMRLGMFDGEPSAQEYGKLGPNDVCKPAHQHLALEAATQGIVLLKNTGPVLPLSQQRHRTVAVIGPNSKATVTMIGNYAGIACGYTSPLQGIGRYATTDHQLGCENVACKNDKLFGPAINAARQADATVLVMGLDQSIEAETVDRTGLLLPGRQQDLVSKVAAASKGPTILVLMSGGPVDITFAKNNPRIVGILWAGYPGQAGGAAIADILFGTSSPGGKLPMTWYPEEYLRKLPMTNMAMRGSESAGYPGRTYRFYKGEVVYPFGHGLTYTHFVHTLASAPTVVSVPVNGHRRSNASDISNRAIRVTHARCDNLFITLQVDIKNVGSRDGTHTLVVFSAPPAAAGHWALEKQLVAFEKVHVTAKAQHRVGVHIHVCKLLSIVDKSGIRRIPLGLHSFNIGDVKHSVSLQAAALGIIKS; translated from the exons ATGTCTTCAACCTTCTCATCCCTCGTTGCCGTCTTCCTCCTCCTTTTTCTGTTCCACTACACGTGCCAGGCACGTGAAGCATTCGCCTGTGACCCTAAAAATGCTGCCACCAAGAACTTTCCTTTTTGCATGGTCTCAGTGGCGATACCGGAGAGGGTGAAGGACCTCATCGGAAGGTTGACGCTTGAGGAAAAGGTTAGGCTTCTGGTGAACAATGCCGCGGCGGTTCCGCGGTTGGGGATGAAAGGGTACGAGTGGTGGTCGGAGGCACTGCACGGCGTTTCTAATGTGGGTCCCGGAGTCAAGTTTAATGCAGAATTCCCCGGCGCGACTAGCTTCCCTCAAGTCATCACCACCGCTGCTTCCTTCAACGCTTCACTCTGGGAGTCAATCGGACGG GTTGTATCAGACGAGGCAAGGGCAATGTACAACGGTGGAACAGCAGGTCTCACCTATTGGAGTCCAAACGTGAACATTTTCAGGGACCCAAGGTGGGGCCGCGGACAGGAAACTCCCGGTGAGGACCCTGTGCTGGCCGGTATCTATGCTGCTAGTTACGTTAGAGGACTGCAGGGAACCCACCCTAACCGGTTGAAGGTTGCTGCTTGTTGCAAACACTTCACGGCTTATGACCTCGATAATTGGAACGGCATGGATCGATTCCACTTTAATGCACAG GTAAGTAAGCAGGACATAGAGGATACATTCGACGTGCCATTCAGGATGTGTGTTAGCGAAGGGAAAGTAGCGAGTGTGATGTGTTCTTACAATCAAGTGAATGGGGTTCCCACTTGTGCGGACCCCAACCTCCTCAAGAAAACAGTTCGTGGTCTGTGGGAACTTGACGG GTACATTGTATCAGACTGTGACTCTGTTGGGGTGTTTTATAGTAATCAACATTATGCACCCACCCCCGAAGAAGCTGCCGCTGATGCCATTAAAGCAG GTTTAGATTTAGACTGTGGTCCCTTCCTGGCCGTGCACACGCAGGATGCTGTCAAAAAAGGCTTGCTAAGCGAAGCTGACGTGGACGGGGCCCTGGTGAATACACTGACGGTCCAAATGAGGTTAGGGATGTTTGATGGAGAGCCATCGGCCCAAGAATATGGCAAATTGGGTCCAAACGACGTGTGCAAACCGGCCCATCAACACCTGGCTCTCGAAGCTGCAACACAAGGAATTGTCCTTCTTAAGAACACCGGTCCTGTTTTGCCTCTCTCCCAACAGCGTCATCGTACCGTGGCTGTCATTGGGCCCAATTCCAAGGCCACTGTTACAATGATTGGAAACTATGCTG GTATTGCTTGTGGATACACCAGCCCCTTACAAGGAATAGGAAGATATGCCACGACTGATCATCAGTTGGGTTGTGAAAATGTAGCTTGTAAGAATGATAAACTTTTTGGGCCCGCCATAAACGCAGCCCGTCAAGCGGATGCAACCGTTCTGGTTATGGGCTTGGACCAGTCCATCGAAGCTGAAACAGTGGACAGGACTGGTTTGCTTTTGCCGGGGCGTCAACAGGACCTTGTTTCAAAAGTTGCAGCTGCCTCAAAGGGACCGACCATTCTGGTACTAATGTCTGGTGGGCCTGTTGACATCACTTTTGCGAAGAATAACCCTCGGATCGTGGGCATCCTCTGGGCCGGTTATCCGGGCCAAGCCGGTGGTGCCGCCATTGCAGATATACTGTTTGGAACTTCTAGCCCAGGGGGAAAGCTTCCGATGACATGGTACCCAGAAGAATACCTGAGAAAGTTGCCGATGACGAATATGGCAATGCGAGGAAGTGAATCGGCAGGGTACCCAGGAAGAACGTATAGATTCTACAAGGGTGAAGTGGTGTATCCATTTGGGCACGGGTTAACTTACACTCACTTTGTCCACACACTGGCAAGTGCTCCCACAGTGGTGTCAGTTCCCGTGAACGGTCACCGGCGTTCGAATGCCAGCGACATTTCGAACAGGGCCATTAGAGTGACTCATGCGCGGTGTGACAACCTCTTCATCACCCTACAGGTGGACATTAAAAACGTGGGGTCCAGAGATGGCACGCACACGTTGGTAGTGTTCTCTGCTCCACCTGCCGCTGCTGGGCATTGGGCACTGGAGAAGCAGCTTGTGGCCTTCGAGAAAGTCCATGTTACTGCCAAGGCTCAACACAGAGTCGGAGTCCATATTCACGTCTGCAAACTCCTGAGTATAGTGGATAAGTCTGGGATCAGGAGAATCCCGTTGGGGCTACACAGTTTTAACATCGGCGACGTTAAACATTCCGTCTCACTTCAAGCTGCAGCACTTGGGATTATCAAGTCCTGA
- the LOC108329558 gene encoding uncharacterized protein LOC108329558 isoform X1, with translation MAITTHTLSSTEKRHWWLTNRKIVEKYIKDARSLIATQDQREIVSALNLLDAALAISPRLDQALELRARALLCLRRFKEIADMLQDYIPSLRINDDSSSSSSSVSSDTSREGVKLLSSCESPVRDQIFKCFSVSDLKKKVMAGLCKNGEKEGQWRYLVLGEACCHLGLMEDAMVLLQTGKRLASATLRRESVCWSQDSFNVANIQFSSDATNAPPTTPPRTLLAADTESVTQLLGHIKFLLRRRAAALAALDAGLYSEAIRHFSKIVDGRRSAPQSFLVECYLLRASAHRSAGRIAESIADCNRTLALDPTCIQALETRASLFENIRCLPDSLHDLEHLKLLYNSILRDRKLPGPAWKRHNVRYREIPGKLCTLTIKIQELKQKLASRETGNVDYYALIGVRRGCSRSELERAHLLLSLRHKPDKATGFIERCELADERDVESVNERAKMSSLLLYRLVQKGYTTVMSNIMDEEAAEKQRKKAALLAIQVQKEKDDEPELWSKVECTRSSSVENNNNNKNDDNNNNNAQMSQNSSMVCSSTVNPAMFQGVFCRDIAVVGNLLSQVGFNRSMPVKYEALSC, from the exons ATGGCCATCACTACTCACACTCTATCCTCCACAGAAAAAAGACATTGGTGGCTTACCAATCGAAAG attgTTGAGAAATACATCAAAGACGCTCGGAGTCTTATAGCCACGCAAGATCAGAGGGAGATTGTTTCGGCTCTCAACCTTCTCGATGCGGCTCTGGCGATTTCTCCCAGGCTGGACCAAGCGCTTGAGCTTAGAGCCAGGGCTCTGCTCTGTTTGCGGCGCTTCAAGGAGATCGCGGATATGCTTCAGGACTACATTCCGAGCCTCCGAATCAACGATgactcctcttcctcctcctcctctgtTTCATCCGACACCTCCAGAGAGGGAGTGAAGCTTCTCTCTTCCTGTGAGTCGCCGGTGAGAGATCAGATCTTCAAGTGCTTTTCTGTTTCCGACCTCAAGAAGAAGGTCATGGCAGGGCTGTGTAAAAACGGCGAGAAGGAAGGGCAATGGAG ATACTTGGTGTTGGGTGAAGCATGCTGCCACCTAGGCCTAATGGAGGATGCAATGGTTCTTCTTCAAACGGGAAAGCGTCTTGCAAGCGCTACGCTCCGGCGCGAGAGTGTGTGCTGGTCGCAAGACAGCTTCAATGTTGCGAACATCCAATTCTCCAGCGACGCCACAAATGCGCCACCCACAACTCCACCGCGAACTCTTCTTGCGGCGGATACTGAGAGCGTGACTCAACTCCTCGGCCACATAAAGTTCCTCCTCCGGCGACGCGCCGCCGCACTGGCCGCCCTCGATGCAGGGCTCTACTCAGAGGCCATCCGCCACTTCTCGAAAATTGTGGACGGCCGGCGTAGCGCACCGCAGAGCTTCCTTGTCGAATGCTACCTCCTCCGCGCCTCTGCTCACCGTTCCGCCGGTAGAATTGCAGAGTCAATTGCGGATTGTAACCGCACCCTTGCTTTGGACCCCACTTGCATTCAAGCACTAGAAACCAGAGCTTCACTCTTCGAAAACATTCGTTGTTTACCCGATTCTCTTCACGACCTCGAACACTTGAAGCTCCTCTACAATTCAATTTTACGAGACCGCAAGCTTCCCGGTCCTGCGTGGAAGCGCCACAACGTGCGTTATAGGGAAATTCCAGGGAAACTCTGCACCCTCACTATTAAAATTCAAGAACTGAAACAGAAGCTGGCATCTCGAGAAACAGGGAATGTCGATTACTATGCTTTGATTGGTGTTCGACGAGGTTGTTCCCGGTCGGAGTTGGAAAGGGCTCACTTGTTGCTTTCCTTGCGGCACAAGCCTGATAAGGCAACGGGGTTTATCGAAAGGTGCGAGCTTGCGGATGAGCGTGATGTTGAGTCGGTTAATGAGAGGGCGAAGATGTCATCTTTGTTGTTGTATAGATTGGTTCAGAAGGGTTACACTACTGTGATGAGTAACATCATGGATGAGGAAGCTGCTGAGAAGCAGAGAAAGAAGGCAGCTTTGCTGGCTATTCAAGTGCAGAAAGAGAAAGACGATGAACCTGAGCTGTGGAGCAAGGTTGAGTGTACTAGGAGCAGCAGcgtggaaaataataataataataaaaacgatgataataataataataatgctcAAATGTCTCAAAATAGTTCCATGGTGTGTTCTTCTACTGTGAATCCGGCGATGTTTCAGGGCGTTTTCTGCCGTGACATTGCAGTGGTGGGGAACTTGCTTTCTCAGGTGGGGTTTAATCGGTCCATGCCGGTGAAGTATGAAGCGTTGAGCTGTTGA
- the LOC108329558 gene encoding uncharacterized protein LOC108329558 isoform X2, protein MLQDYIPSLRINDDSSSSSSSVSSDTSREGVKLLSSCESPVRDQIFKCFSVSDLKKKVMAGLCKNGEKEGQWRYLVLGEACCHLGLMEDAMVLLQTGKRLASATLRRESVCWSQDSFNVANIQFSSDATNAPPTTPPRTLLAADTESVTQLLGHIKFLLRRRAAALAALDAGLYSEAIRHFSKIVDGRRSAPQSFLVECYLLRASAHRSAGRIAESIADCNRTLALDPTCIQALETRASLFENIRCLPDSLHDLEHLKLLYNSILRDRKLPGPAWKRHNVRYREIPGKLCTLTIKIQELKQKLASRETGNVDYYALIGVRRGCSRSELERAHLLLSLRHKPDKATGFIERCELADERDVESVNERAKMSSLLLYRLVQKGYTTVMSNIMDEEAAEKQRKKAALLAIQVQKEKDDEPELWSKVECTRSSSVENNNNNKNDDNNNNNAQMSQNSSMVCSSTVNPAMFQGVFCRDIAVVGNLLSQVGFNRSMPVKYEALSC, encoded by the exons ATGCTTCAGGACTACATTCCGAGCCTCCGAATCAACGATgactcctcttcctcctcctcctctgtTTCATCCGACACCTCCAGAGAGGGAGTGAAGCTTCTCTCTTCCTGTGAGTCGCCGGTGAGAGATCAGATCTTCAAGTGCTTTTCTGTTTCCGACCTCAAGAAGAAGGTCATGGCAGGGCTGTGTAAAAACGGCGAGAAGGAAGGGCAATGGAG ATACTTGGTGTTGGGTGAAGCATGCTGCCACCTAGGCCTAATGGAGGATGCAATGGTTCTTCTTCAAACGGGAAAGCGTCTTGCAAGCGCTACGCTCCGGCGCGAGAGTGTGTGCTGGTCGCAAGACAGCTTCAATGTTGCGAACATCCAATTCTCCAGCGACGCCACAAATGCGCCACCCACAACTCCACCGCGAACTCTTCTTGCGGCGGATACTGAGAGCGTGACTCAACTCCTCGGCCACATAAAGTTCCTCCTCCGGCGACGCGCCGCCGCACTGGCCGCCCTCGATGCAGGGCTCTACTCAGAGGCCATCCGCCACTTCTCGAAAATTGTGGACGGCCGGCGTAGCGCACCGCAGAGCTTCCTTGTCGAATGCTACCTCCTCCGCGCCTCTGCTCACCGTTCCGCCGGTAGAATTGCAGAGTCAATTGCGGATTGTAACCGCACCCTTGCTTTGGACCCCACTTGCATTCAAGCACTAGAAACCAGAGCTTCACTCTTCGAAAACATTCGTTGTTTACCCGATTCTCTTCACGACCTCGAACACTTGAAGCTCCTCTACAATTCAATTTTACGAGACCGCAAGCTTCCCGGTCCTGCGTGGAAGCGCCACAACGTGCGTTATAGGGAAATTCCAGGGAAACTCTGCACCCTCACTATTAAAATTCAAGAACTGAAACAGAAGCTGGCATCTCGAGAAACAGGGAATGTCGATTACTATGCTTTGATTGGTGTTCGACGAGGTTGTTCCCGGTCGGAGTTGGAAAGGGCTCACTTGTTGCTTTCCTTGCGGCACAAGCCTGATAAGGCAACGGGGTTTATCGAAAGGTGCGAGCTTGCGGATGAGCGTGATGTTGAGTCGGTTAATGAGAGGGCGAAGATGTCATCTTTGTTGTTGTATAGATTGGTTCAGAAGGGTTACACTACTGTGATGAGTAACATCATGGATGAGGAAGCTGCTGAGAAGCAGAGAAAGAAGGCAGCTTTGCTGGCTATTCAAGTGCAGAAAGAGAAAGACGATGAACCTGAGCTGTGGAGCAAGGTTGAGTGTACTAGGAGCAGCAGcgtggaaaataataataataataaaaacgatgataataataataataatgctcAAATGTCTCAAAATAGTTCCATGGTGTGTTCTTCTACTGTGAATCCGGCGATGTTTCAGGGCGTTTTCTGCCGTGACATTGCAGTGGTGGGGAACTTGCTTTCTCAGGTGGGGTTTAATCGGTCCATGCCGGTGAAGTATGAAGCGTTGAGCTGTTGA